The following DNA comes from Candidatus Methylacidiphilum fumarolicum.
AATAGCTGGGGGAATTCTCATGCCTTGGCCTAAAATCTGGAAAAAGTGGAAGATCAAATAAAAGGCGATAAGAATAAAAAGGGCATTAAAAACTCCGGCAGCCGGATGTCTGCTACTGAGTCTTCCTCCTTCTGCTAACCCAATAAGAAGAAGGACAAGGACAGATAGAGGTTCGGCAATGAGAGTGTAGAATTGGACTTGATAGGGGGCAAGGAGCGTTTTTTGAATATTTCCTGGATTGTCAATCAGTTTCCATAATTCTGAGGCATTTAGATCGCGCGGTTTTTTTTCAAGCGCCACCATTTGTCTTGGAGGCGTTGTCCAGGAAATTAGGGAAAGAGATTCAAAATAGGTGCTTTGGAGAAAATTACTCGAGCTGTCATAGTCGATTCGATTGACATCGTTAAGAATCCAATGGCCATCTTTCCAGATGGCTGTACGAGCAAAGTATTTTTTCAGATCTTTTCCAGAATCTTCTTGAACAACGACTTCAACATCTTCTCCCTGATTTTTGACAAAATCGAGCTGACGGAAATACCATATTCTTTTTTCTGCCTTTTCCCTGTAAATGATACCGCGTACAGCATGAACCGATCCTTTGTTTCCTTTGATATCTTCCATAATTTGATCTCTTTTTGCCTGTGAATTCCCACCCGGACCAAGCTGTAGAGCGATAAGAAAGACCGTCATAATAAAACCTATCATCAAAAAAGGAGCAAAGATTTTTTGCAAGGGAACACCGCAGGCTTGCATGGCGACAAATTCACCATGTCTGTGAAGCTGCATGAGAAAATAAAGAGAAGCAAAAAGAGAAGCAGGAGGAACAATCATGATCACCACGGCTGGAAGATAAG
Coding sequences within:
- a CDS encoding LptF/LptG family permease; this encodes MKKILFRYLFKGFLYPLLFTILAFCSLVIIADLFGSLEDFIQNKATTRQIFNYYVAYLPAVVIMIVPPASLFASLYFLMQLHRHGEFVAMQACGVPLQKIFAPFLMIGFIMTVFLIALQLGPGGNSQAKRDQIMEDIKGNKGSVHAVRGIIYREKAEKRIWYFRQLDFVKNQGEDVEVVVQEDSGKDLKKYFARTAIWKDGHWILNDVNRIDYDSSSNFLQSTYFESLSLISWTTPPRQMVALEKKPRDLNASELWKLIDNPGNIQKTLLAPYQVQFYTLIAEPLSVLVLLLIGLAEGGRLSSRHPAAGVFNALFILIAFYLIFHFFQILGQGMRIPPAIAIFTPLCVFATISLFRIAPLFGIRLSKKS